CGACGTCGAGCATGGAGTCGCGCTGTATCTGCGCGAAGTTGCGCACCTGCGCCTGGGCGAAGCGGATGTCTTCGAGCTCGCGCGCCGACAGGCTCTTGATGGCCTTCTCGATGGCGGCCTGCGACAGCCGGAAGTCCGCGGGCTCCCAGTTGTCGAACTTCTTGCTGTACTCGCGCACCGCGACATCGCCGCGGGTCTCGATGTCGCGAATGATGTTTTCGACGGTGGCGCGCACCTTGGAGTCGTCGTCTGCACGGGCCAGCACATCGCGGCCGCGCTTGAGATATCGGATCATGGTTTCAGGTCCTCGGGTTGGGTCTGCATACGTATTCAGTTTTAGTTTTATGCATTCGTATGCAATTCGGGGTTTACCCGGACCGGACGAGATCGGCGACGAGCACATGCCGGTGCCCGTCGCCTTCGAAACCTCAATGCGCGTAGGCCAGCTCGGCCGACACCGGAAACAGCGGCGGCACCTGCTGCACCCGGTCGCTCAGGCAGCGGACGAACATGCGCAGCGCGGTGCCTTCGTACGTCTGCCGGCGGCGGATGAAGAAGGTCGGCGCGCGGGCGATGTTCACGTCGATCTGGTGGGTGACGACGCTGGCGGCGACCGGGCTGCGCTCCACCACCACGCGCGGCAGCAGCGTGATGCCGATGTCCGCCGCCACGCAGCCCAGGATGCCGTCGAAGGAGCCGAACTCCAGCCGCTTGTAGGCGGGCCTTCCGAGCTGCACCAGCAGCTGCTCCAGCCGCTGGCGGTAGGAGCAGCCGGTGCGGAACATCAGCGCGCTGATCGGCGTGGCGTTGTTGCGCAGCGCGGCCAGGTTCTGCCAGCGGCGCGAGGTCACCAGCACCAGCTCCTCTTCGAAAGCGCGCTCGGCGACCAGGTCCGGATGGTCGATCGGCCCGGCGACGAAGGCGCCGTCGACCAGGTTGTCGAGCACCTTCTGCACCAGCTCGGCCGTGGGGCCGGCCTGCACCACCAGGTCGACCGCCGGGCACATCTCGGCGAAGCGGCCGAGCACCTCGGGCAGGCGGGTGGCCACGGTGGTTTCCATGGTGCCGATGTTGAGCGTGCCCTGCGCCTCGCCCTCGTCGCGCGCGATGGCGGTGGCCTCCTGCAGCAGCGCCACCGCGCGCGCCGCGTAGGGCAGCAGACGCTGGCCGGCGCTGGTCAGCACCACACCCCGGCTGTGGCGCTCGAACAGCCGCACGCCCACCTCTTCTTCCAACGCCTTGATGCGGTTGGTGACGTTGGACTGCACCGTGTGCAGTTCGCGCGCGGCGCGGGTGATGCCGGCGCAGCGTGCGACCGCGGCGAAGGTCGTGAGGTCGGCAACTTCCAAAGCGTTCTCCTTGGGAGATCAAAAAAAGACAAAGCCATTCGAATGGTCGATCAATGCATCAAGCGTGCCGGGCACCAAGCCCGCTTATTTGTCCGCATGACCCACCTTGATGCACCGGAAACCTCGCCTTGGTGCGGCCGGCGGGTCAGTAGAGCGCCGGCTTGGTGCCATCCGCCAGGTCGATGGCTGGCATCGGG
The nucleotide sequence above comes from Xylophilus sp. GOD-11R. Encoded proteins:
- a CDS encoding LysR substrate-binding domain-containing protein, encoding MEVADLTTFAAVARCAGITRAARELHTVQSNVTNRIKALEEEVGVRLFERHSRGVVLTSAGQRLLPYAARAVALLQEATAIARDEGEAQGTLNIGTMETTVATRLPEVLGRFAEMCPAVDLVVQAGPTAELVQKVLDNLVDGAFVAGPIDHPDLVAERAFEEELVLVTSRRWQNLAALRNNATPISALMFRTGCSYRQRLEQLLVQLGRPAYKRLEFGSFDGILGCVAADIGITLLPRVVVERSPVAASVVTHQIDVNIARAPTFFIRRRQTYEGTALRMFVRCLSDRVQQVPPLFPVSAELAYAH